The following coding sequences are from one Rhizobiaceae bacterium window:
- a CDS encoding VWA domain-containing protein — protein MTDEKALRPRNSDAVPSQRSSAGEIDAFLKQAREAITSSRGGRLILALDATMSRQPTWDLACELQGQMFDAAGNAGALNVQLVYFRGFGECRASRFVNDTTSLKQLMTRIDCRAGHTQIGKVLAHALKEAGNAPVAAVVYIGDAMEEHIDQLAEKAGRLGMLGVPVFVFQEGRDRDAETAFKEIARLTRGAWFRFDRSAAATLAKLLSSVAVFATGGLKALEARNRPEDRLMIEHLSGHR, from the coding sequence ATGACCGACGAAAAGGCGCTCAGACCCCGCAATAGCGACGCCGTACCATCGCAGCGCTCGAGCGCGGGCGAGATCGACGCGTTTCTGAAGCAGGCGCGGGAGGCGATCACGTCATCCCGCGGTGGCAGGCTGATCCTGGCGCTCGACGCGACGATGAGCCGCCAGCCGACCTGGGACCTCGCCTGCGAACTGCAGGGGCAGATGTTCGATGCAGCCGGCAACGCCGGCGCGCTCAATGTCCAGCTCGTCTATTTTCGCGGCTTCGGCGAATGCCGCGCCTCGCGCTTCGTCAACGATACGACCTCCCTGAAGCAATTGATGACCCGCATCGATTGCCGCGCCGGCCATACGCAGATCGGCAAGGTTCTCGCCCATGCGCTGAAGGAAGCGGGCAACGCGCCGGTCGCCGCCGTCGTCTATATCGGCGATGCGATGGAAGAACATATAGATCAGCTCGCCGAAAAGGCCGGCAGGCTGGGTATGCTCGGCGTGCCGGTCTTCGTCTTCCAGGAAGGGCGCGACCGTGATGCCGAAACCGCCTTCAAGGAGATAGCGCGACTGACGCGCGGCGCGTGGTTCCGCTTCGACCGGAGCGCCGCTGCCACTCTGGCCAAGCTGCTAAGCTCGGTGGCGGTTTTCGCGACAGGAGGACTGAAAGCGCTGGAGGCGCGAAACAGGCCCGAGGACCGCCTGATGATCGAACATCTGAGCGGCCATCGATGA
- a CDS encoding molecular chaperone DnaJ codes for MSVLIGLVGAVIGFAALATLFVRMDAQRLANGLRLAGPVVLATIGVALLLLGRAGIGGMLLSGALAWFGATQRRRRVIATPGRRSTVRTAALEMELDHETGALEGLVLAGRQEGRTLGTLVQAELVELYAELYSDSESRQLLETYLDGRFPGWREDLKADAGGGQGVAPGAGAMTKEEAYKVLGLEFGAPAADVRKAHRRLMQRLHPDIGGSSFLAARINEAKDVLLSDHG; via the coding sequence ATGAGCGTTCTGATCGGCCTCGTCGGTGCTGTGATCGGATTTGCCGCGCTGGCGACACTCTTTGTCCGCATGGATGCGCAGCGGCTGGCGAACGGTTTGCGGCTCGCGGGTCCGGTCGTTCTGGCGACAATCGGCGTGGCGCTTCTGCTGCTCGGCCGCGCCGGCATCGGCGGCATGCTGCTGTCGGGGGCGCTGGCGTGGTTCGGCGCTACGCAAAGGCGCAGGCGGGTCATCGCGACGCCGGGACGGCGGTCGACGGTTCGCACCGCCGCGCTCGAAATGGAACTCGATCACGAGACCGGCGCGCTGGAAGGGCTGGTGCTGGCCGGGCGGCAGGAAGGCAGGACGCTCGGTACGCTCGTGCAGGCCGAGCTTGTCGAGCTCTATGCCGAACTCTATTCGGACAGCGAAAGCCGCCAGCTACTTGAGACGTATCTTGACGGCCGCTTTCCCGGATGGCGTGAGGACCTGAAGGCGGATGCTGGCGGCGGGCAGGGAGTTGCGCCAGGCGCGGGCGCCATGACTAAGGAGGAGGCTTACAAGGTCCTTGGTCTTGAATTTGGGGCTCCCGCGGCGGATGTCCGCAAGGCGCACCGCCGCCTGATGCAGCGCCTGCACCCCGACATCGGCGGTTCGTCTTTCCTCGCGGCGCGCATCAACGAAGCCAAGGACGTCCTTCTCTCCGATCACGGCTGA
- a CDS encoding SPOR domain-containing protein has product MRQASASTRPWVHFGRAAAFLFAVLLSFSVVAEAAAAKFAAIVVDANTGKTLYSSSADSRRYPASLTKMMTLYLTFEALQRGKIKKTTPVPFSAQAAAQPPTKIGVKAGGSITVETAIYALITRSANDASHALAELLGGSTQNFARMMTAKARSLGMKGTNFRNPHGLPDPGQFTTARDMATLGIALREHFPQYYDYFSVRSFKYGKQRIANHNKLLGRVKGVDGIKTGYTRASGFNLVSSVADGNRKIVAVVMGGTSGAARDNQMAELIRTYMPKASGRGGKDLIAKPAPTNLKDMAIAMLPKRDAPTPDFKPEEFVEIGEGDTEDAVAEAVADSEEYEVESAGVKIDAPTTERFGGKVPTPKAAPKKRAEPAVAETEPARRPKAAVDPMRTASTGAPASGWSIQVASSPSESEAKSALQAVASRAGQVVASASAYTVTFDKGGTTYYRARFGGFDSQKDASNACRQLKKQKIACYATQ; this is encoded by the coding sequence GTGCGTCAGGCGTCAGCGTCGACCCGCCCCTGGGTTCATTTTGGCCGGGCAGCGGCCTTTCTATTCGCAGTCCTCCTAAGCTTTTCCGTTGTAGCGGAAGCGGCGGCCGCGAAATTCGCGGCGATCGTCGTAGACGCCAACACGGGCAAGACGCTCTATTCATCGAGCGCGGATTCCCGCCGCTATCCGGCGTCGTTGACCAAGATGATGACGCTCTACCTGACGTTCGAGGCGCTGCAGCGCGGCAAGATCAAGAAGACGACGCCAGTGCCGTTCTCCGCGCAGGCGGCGGCGCAGCCGCCGACCAAGATCGGCGTGAAGGCCGGCGGCTCCATCACCGTGGAGACCGCGATCTATGCGCTCATCACCCGCTCGGCCAATGACGCTTCGCACGCGCTCGCCGAGTTGCTGGGCGGCTCCACCCAGAACTTCGCGCGGATGATGACCGCCAAGGCCCGCAGCCTCGGCATGAAGGGCACGAATTTCCGCAATCCGCACGGCCTGCCCGACCCCGGCCAGTTCACGACCGCTCGCGACATGGCGACGCTCGGCATCGCGCTGCGCGAGCATTTCCCGCAATATTATGATTATTTCTCGGTGCGGTCGTTCAAGTACGGCAAGCAGCGCATCGCCAACCACAACAAGCTGCTCGGCCGCGTCAAGGGTGTCGACGGCATCAAGACCGGCTACACCCGCGCTTCCGGATTCAACCTTGTGTCGTCGGTAGCCGACGGCAACCGCAAAATCGTGGCCGTCGTCATGGGCGGCACCAGCGGCGCGGCGCGCGACAACCAGATGGCGGAACTGATCCGGACCTACATGCCCAAGGCCTCGGGCCGCGGCGGCAAGGATCTGATCGCCAAGCCCGCGCCGACCAACCTGAAGGACATGGCGATCGCCATGCTGCCGAAGCGCGACGCGCCTACTCCGGATTTCAAGCCGGAAGAGTTCGTCGAAATCGGAGAAGGCGATACCGAGGACGCGGTTGCGGAAGCGGTGGCCGATAGCGAGGAATACGAGGTCGAATCGGCAGGCGTGAAGATCGACGCGCCGACGACAGAACGTTTCGGCGGCAAGGTGCCGACGCCGAAGGCCGCGCCAAAGAAGCGGGCTGAGCCCGCCGTAGCCGAAACGGAACCGGCCAGGCGGCCGAAGGCGGCCGTCGATCCCATGCGCACCGCGTCCACCGGCGCCCCCGCGTCGGGCTGGTCGATCCAGGTGGCTTCCTCACCGAGTGAAAGCGAGGCAAAGAGCGCGTTGCAGGCGGTCGCGAGCCGCGCCGGACAGGTGGTCGCTTCGGCTTCGGCCTATACCGTTACGTTCGACAAGGGCGGCACCACCTACTACCGCGCACGCTTCGGCGGCTTCGATTCCCAGAAAGACGCCAGCAACGCCTGCCGTCAGCTGAAGAAGCAGAAGATCGCCTGTTACGCCACGCAATGA
- a CDS encoding phasin family protein, with translation MWQSFDDVSRFSKEYVDSGVKSFASVSKGAQAIAAEATDYSKKSLEAGSQVFEKLLTAKSLEKAIEIQSEYVKQAYEGLVAEATKFGQLYADLAKEAYKPYESIVSKVK, from the coding sequence ATGTGGCAGTCGTTTGATGACGTCAGCAGATTCAGCAAGGAGTATGTGGATTCCGGCGTGAAGAGCTTCGCTTCGGTTTCCAAGGGCGCGCAGGCCATAGCCGCCGAGGCCACCGACTATTCCAAGAAGAGCCTTGAGGCCGGCAGCCAGGTTTTCGAGAAGCTGCTCACGGCCAAGTCGCTCGAAAAGGCGATCGAAATCCAGAGCGAATACGTCAAGCAGGCCTACGAGGGCCTCGTGGCCGAGGCCACCAAGTTCGGCCAGCTCTATGCGGATCTGGCGAAGGAAGCCTACAAGCCGTACGAGTCGATCGTCAGCAAGGTCAAGTAA
- the clpS gene encoding ATP-dependent Clp protease adapter ClpS, producing MTKGGTAKRVDVTRLQNGEGRGSGPGRGTAVITRTRPKTKKPSLYRVLILNDDYTPMEFVVHVLERFFQKDRGAATRIMLHVHNHGVGECGVYTFEVAETKVTQVMDFARQHQHPLQCVMEKK from the coding sequence GTGACGAAGGGCGGCACAGCCAAACGGGTCGATGTGACGCGACTGCAGAACGGCGAAGGACGGGGCAGCGGTCCCGGCCGGGGCACTGCGGTCATCACGCGCACGCGGCCGAAGACCAAGAAGCCTTCGCTCTATCGCGTTCTGATCCTCAACGACGACTACACGCCGATGGAGTTCGTCGTTCACGTTCTGGAGCGTTTTTTCCAGAAGGATCGGGGGGCGGCGACGCGCATTATGCTCCATGTCCACAATCACGGAGTGGGCGAGTGCGGCGTCTACACATTCGAGGTCGCTGAGACCAAAGTGACGCAAGTCATGGATTTCGCCCGTCAGCATCAGCATCCGCTGCAATGCGTGATGGAAAAGAAGTGA
- the clpA gene encoding ATP-dependent Clp protease ATP-binding subunit ClpA — MPAFSQGLEKALHQALTFANERHHEYATLEHLLLALIDDGDAAAVMRACNVDLDELKQTVITYIDTELDNLVTGYDEDSKPTAGFQRVIQRAVIHVQSSGREEVSGANVLVAIFAERESHAAYFLQEQQMTRYDAVNYISHGIAKRPGSSESRTPRGAEEEQSGQASGEQNDESGKKKQQDALTAYCVNLNNKARSGKIDPLIGRENEINRTIQVLCRRSKNNPLYVGDPGVGKTAIAEGLAKRIVEGDVPNVLANATIFALDMGTLLAGTRYRGDFEERLKQVVKELEEYPGAVLFIDEIHTVIGAGATSGGAMDASNLLKPALSSGAIRCIGSTTYKEFRQFFEKDRALVRRFQKIDVNEPSVDDAIAIMKGLKPYYEEFHKVKYTNDAIKAAVELSARYISDRKLPDKAIDVIDETGASQMLLPEAKRKKTISVKEIEATIATMARIPPKTVSADDEQVLANLEAELKRVVYGQDTAITALASAIKLARAGLREPEKPIGSYLFSGPTGVGKTEVAKQLAASLGVELLRFDMSEYMERHTVSRLIGAPPGYVGFDQGGLLTDGVDQHPHCVLLLDEIEKAHPDLFNILLQVMDHGKLTDHNGKQIDFRNVILIMTTNAGASDMAKAAIGFGSTKREGDDVEAINRLFTPEFRNRLDAIIPFGSLPVPVIHQVVQKFVMQLEAQLADRGVTFDLAPEAIAWLADKGYDERMGARPLGRVIQEHIKKPLADEVLFGKLKKGGTVRVTVEDDKLKLETLPDEVPVKPKKEEPEKPIVRKPKAKKVAPKKVTATKAKPAPEKGGSKRSLVPQLPRKG; from the coding sequence ATGCCGGCTTTCTCCCAGGGCTTGGAAAAGGCGCTTCATCAGGCGCTGACCTTCGCCAACGAACGTCATCACGAATATGCGACGCTCGAGCATCTCTTGCTGGCATTGATTGACGACGGCGATGCCGCCGCCGTCATGCGTGCCTGCAACGTCGATCTTGACGAGCTTAAGCAGACCGTCATCACCTATATCGACACCGAGCTGGACAATCTGGTCACCGGTTACGACGAGGATTCCAAGCCGACCGCCGGTTTCCAGCGCGTCATCCAGCGCGCCGTGATCCACGTCCAGTCGTCTGGCCGGGAGGAAGTGTCCGGGGCCAACGTGCTCGTCGCCATCTTCGCCGAGCGCGAGAGCCATGCTGCTTACTTCCTGCAGGAACAGCAGATGACCCGCTACGATGCGGTCAATTACATCTCGCACGGCATCGCCAAGCGTCCGGGCTCCAGCGAGTCCCGCACGCCGCGCGGGGCCGAGGAGGAGCAATCCGGTCAGGCCAGCGGCGAGCAGAATGACGAAAGCGGCAAGAAGAAGCAGCAGGATGCGCTGACGGCCTATTGCGTCAACCTCAACAACAAGGCGCGTTCAGGCAAGATCGATCCGCTGATCGGCCGCGAGAACGAGATCAACCGCACCATCCAGGTGCTCTGCCGTCGCTCGAAGAACAATCCGCTCTATGTCGGCGATCCCGGCGTCGGCAAGACGGCGATCGCAGAAGGCCTCGCCAAGCGCATCGTCGAGGGCGACGTGCCGAACGTGCTGGCCAACGCGACCATCTTCGCGCTCGACATGGGCACGCTGCTCGCCGGCACGCGCTATCGCGGCGATTTCGAGGAACGCCTGAAGCAGGTCGTGAAGGAACTCGAAGAGTATCCCGGTGCCGTCCTGTTCATCGACGAGATTCATACGGTGATCGGGGCAGGGGCCACCTCCGGCGGCGCCATGGACGCGTCGAACCTGCTCAAGCCGGCGCTATCCTCGGGGGCGATCCGCTGCATCGGCTCGACCACCTACAAGGAGTTCCGCCAGTTCTTCGAGAAGGACCGCGCGTTGGTGCGGCGCTTCCAGAAGATCGACGTGAACGAGCCGTCCGTGGACGACGCCATCGCCATCATGAAGGGTCTGAAGCCCTACTACGAGGAGTTCCACAAGGTGAAATACACCAACGACGCCATCAAGGCGGCGGTGGAGCTCTCGGCCCGCTACATCAGCGACCGCAAGCTGCCGGACAAGGCGATCGACGTGATCGACGAGACCGGCGCGTCGCAGATGCTGCTGCCGGAGGCGAAGCGCAAGAAGACGATCTCGGTCAAGGAGATCGAGGCGACCATCGCGACCATGGCCCGCATCCCGCCGAAGACGGTCTCTGCCGACGACGAGCAGGTGCTCGCCAATCTCGAGGCCGAGCTGAAGCGCGTCGTCTACGGGCAGGATACCGCCATCACGGCGCTGGCCTCCGCCATCAAGCTGGCGCGCGCCGGCCTGCGCGAACCTGAGAAGCCGATCGGCTCCTACCTGTTCTCCGGCCCGACCGGCGTCGGCAAGACCGAGGTGGCGAAGCAGCTTGCGGCGTCGCTCGGCGTCGAGCTGCTGCGCTTCGACATGTCGGAATATATGGAGCGCCATACGGTCAGCCGCCTGATCGGCGCGCCTCCCGGCTATGTCGGCTTCGATCAGGGCGGCCTGCTGACGGACGGCGTCGACCAGCATCCGCATTGCGTGCTGCTGCTGGACGAGATCGAGAAGGCGCATCCCGACCTGTTCAACATCCTGCTGCAGGTCATGGACCACGGCAAGCTTACCGACCACAACGGCAAGCAGATCGACTTCCGCAACGTGATCCTCATCATGACCACGAATGCCGGCGCTTCCGACATGGCGAAGGCGGCGATCGGCTTCGGCTCGACGAAGCGCGAGGGCGATGACGTGGAGGCGATCAACCGCCTGTTCACGCCGGAGTTCCGCAACCGCCTCGATGCGATCATCCCGTTCGGCTCGCTGCCGGTGCCGGTGATCCATCAGGTCGTGCAAAAGTTCGTCATGCAGCTAGAGGCGCAGCTTGCCGATCGCGGCGTGACCTTCGATCTCGCGCCGGAAGCCATCGCCTGGCTGGCCGACAAGGGCTACGACGAGCGCATGGGCGCCCGTCCGCTTGGCCGCGTCATCCAGGAGCACATCAAGAAGCCGCTCGCGGACGAGGTGCTGTTCGGCAAGCTCAAGAAGGGCGGCACGGTGCGCGTCACCGTCGAGGACGACAAGCTGAAGCTGGAGACGCTGCCCGACGAGGTGCCGGTGAAGCCGAAGAAGGAAGAGCCGGAGAAGCCGATCGTCCGCAAGCCGAAGGCCAAGAAGGTCGCTCCGAAGAAGGTGACCGCGACAAAGGCAAAACCGGCTCCGGAAAAGGGCGGTTCCAAGCGCAGTCTCGTGCCGCAACTGCCGCGCAAGGGCTGA
- a CDS encoding AzlC family ABC transporter permease, producing the protein MSAEQDDPATPALRVRWFLRGASKAFSVPSAILALSFVGFAGLAAEAGLTVGQTVFMTGLIWALPAKVVLVGAIMSGATLPAAALAVALSSIRLMPMVVVLVPEMKGSRTPRWVFYALSHFVAVTSWVIALETLRHVPRELRTSYYFGLGSTLVVTNMVVVLLAFSVSDHLPPILAASILLLTPVYFLTSLWASSRERVGHFAMVLGIALGPLFHILVPGIDLLAGGIAGGVAAYGAHRVLKAWKAA; encoded by the coding sequence ATGTCCGCCGAGCAAGATGATCCGGCTACGCCAGCTTTGCGCGTCCGCTGGTTCCTGCGTGGCGCGTCGAAGGCTTTTTCGGTGCCGAGCGCCATTCTTGCCCTGTCTTTCGTGGGGTTCGCCGGGTTGGCGGCGGAGGCCGGGCTGACGGTCGGGCAGACCGTGTTCATGACGGGCTTGATATGGGCGCTGCCGGCCAAGGTTGTGCTGGTGGGCGCCATCATGTCCGGCGCCACGTTGCCGGCTGCGGCGCTTGCCGTAGCGCTTTCGTCCATTCGCCTGATGCCGATGGTCGTCGTGCTGGTTCCGGAAATGAAGGGCTCGCGAACGCCGCGCTGGGTTTTCTACGCGCTCTCGCATTTCGTTGCCGTGACCTCCTGGGTCATCGCGCTGGAGACGCTGCGCCACGTCCCGCGCGAGCTCCGCACTTCATACTATTTCGGCCTCGGATCGACCTTGGTCGTCACCAACATGGTCGTGGTGCTGCTCGCTTTTTCCGTGAGCGACCATCTGCCGCCGATCCTTGCCGCCTCGATCCTCCTGCTGACGCCCGTCTATTTCCTGACGTCGCTCTGGGCATCGTCGAGGGAGCGCGTCGGCCACTTCGCCATGGTGCTCGGCATTGCTCTCGGGCCGCTGTTTCATATCCTCGTGCCCGGCATCGACCTGCTTGCGGGCGGCATTGCCGGCGGCGTGGCGGCCTATGGGGCTCACCGCGTTCTGAAGGCCTGGAAGGCGGCATGA
- a CDS encoding AzlD domain-containing protein translates to MTFDSLDAWWWPYLFIIVAGWMTTDGFRYLGVYFGGRISDQSEAMVFVRAIATAFVASVIGNLIVFPGGELADAPVALRIAAAAIGFAAFLAMRKSVLAGIVGAEIVLAGGLLLGF, encoded by the coding sequence ATGACGTTCGATTCGCTTGACGCCTGGTGGTGGCCTTATCTCTTCATCATCGTCGCCGGATGGATGACGACGGATGGGTTTCGCTATCTCGGCGTCTATTTCGGCGGTCGGATATCGGACCAGTCGGAGGCGATGGTCTTCGTGCGCGCGATCGCCACGGCCTTCGTCGCATCCGTCATCGGCAACCTGATCGTGTTTCCCGGCGGCGAGCTCGCTGACGCGCCCGTTGCGCTGCGGATTGCGGCGGCTGCCATCGGCTTTGCCGCCTTCCTCGCGATGCGCAAGTCGGTGCTGGCAGGCATCGTCGGAGCGGAGATCGTGCTGGCTGGCGGCCTGCTGCTCGGCTTCTGA
- a CDS encoding HIT family protein has translation MTTPYDDNNVFAKILRGDLPAYKLYEDADTFAFMDIMPRGDGHCLVIPKAPSRNILDVSPESLAAVGRTTQKLARAVMKAFAADGVTVQQFNESAGGQVVFHLHVHIIPRFDGVALKPHTGTMEKSEVLSANADRIRAALAE, from the coding sequence ATGACCACCCCTTATGACGATAACAACGTCTTCGCCAAGATCCTGCGCGGCGACTTGCCGGCCTACAAGCTCTATGAGGATGCCGACACCTTCGCCTTCATGGACATCATGCCGCGCGGCGACGGCCACTGCCTCGTGATTCCCAAGGCGCCGTCGCGCAACATTCTGGATGTGTCGCCGGAAAGCCTCGCCGCGGTCGGCAGGACGACGCAGAAGCTGGCGCGCGCCGTCATGAAGGCCTTTGCCGCCGACGGCGTGACGGTCCAGCAGTTCAACGAATCGGCCGGCGGACAGGTCGTTTTCCACCTGCATGTCCATATCATTCCCCGGTTCGATGGTGTCGCGCTGAAGCCGCACACCGGAACGATGGAAAAGTCCGAGGTGCTGTCGGCCAACGCCGACAGGATTCGTGCCGCGCTTGCGGAATAA
- a CDS encoding SMR family transporter has translation MHGNYVALVVAVVCEVIATAALKETNGFTRLVPSLVTVAGYALAFYLLAIPLKTMPVGVVYAIWSGAGIVLITMIGWIWFRQILDLPALAGIGMILAGVLVINVFSRTVGH, from the coding sequence ATGCATGGGAATTATGTCGCCCTCGTCGTCGCCGTGGTATGCGAGGTCATTGCCACAGCCGCACTCAAGGAAACCAACGGTTTCACCCGGCTTGTCCCCTCGCTCGTCACCGTGGCGGGCTATGCGTTGGCCTTCTACCTGCTCGCCATTCCCCTGAAGACGATGCCGGTCGGCGTCGTCTACGCGATCTGGTCCGGAGCGGGAATCGTCCTCATCACGATGATCGGCTGGATCTGGTTCCGCCAGATACTCGACCTGCCGGCGCTCGCCGGCATCGGGATGATCCTGGCCGGCGTGCTCGTCATCAACGTCTTCTCCCGCACGGTCGGCCATTGA